A DNA window from Arachis duranensis cultivar V14167 chromosome 3, aradu.V14167.gnm2.J7QH, whole genome shotgun sequence contains the following coding sequences:
- the LOC107476539 gene encoding probable amidase At4g34880, whose product MATIMSLTMSLLSFMLIILLTILSEGSYTITAQQFSIKEATISEIQLAFRQNKLTSRKLVEFYIEKIRRLNPTLKGVIEVNPDALSQADKADCDRKTTSLTSLPALHGIPVLLKDNIGTKDKLNTTAGSFALLGSVVPRDAGVVSKLRRAGAIILGKASLSEWAAFRSTKAPNGFSARGGQGKNPYVLSADPCGSSSGSAISTAANLVTVALGTETDGSILCPSSANSVVGIKPTVGLTSRDQVIPVSPRQDTVGAISRTVSDAVFVLDVISGIDYNDPATTTWCKYIPQGGFKQFLNQNGLRGKRLGIVRNPFFGLLASDVVQHFEKHFQTLRHQGAVVVDNLQITNISDILNVTKSGEAVALAAEFKLSLNSYLKNLEVSPVRSLADVIAFNQKNADLEKINEFGQDIFLLAQTTNGIGATEKAALANLARLSREGFEKLMSDYKLDALVTPGSSVAPVLAIGGFPGINVPAGYDSKGVPFGINFGGLKGSESKLIEIAYGFEQATKVRKPPPL is encoded by the exons ATGGCTACCATAATGTCACTAACTATGTCTTTACTCTCATTCATGTTGATCATTCTTTTGACCATATTATCAGAAGGGTCATACACCATAACAGCACAACAATTCTCTATCAAAGAAGCCACCATAAGTGAGATTCAACTTGCATTCAGGCAAAACAAACTCACCTCAAGGAAGCTGGTTGAGTTTTATATAGAAAAAATCAGAAGGCTGAACCCAACTCTTAAGGGGGTCATAGAAGTGAACCCAGATGCATTGTCCCAAGCTGATAAAGCCGACTGCGACCGAAAAACCACGTCTTTGACAAGTTTGCCTGCGCTGCACGGTATTCCAGTTCTGCTCAAGGATAACATTGGAACCAAGGATAAGCTGAATACTACAGCTGGATCTTTTGCTTTGCTTGGTTCTGTGGTACCTCGTGATGCTGGTGTGGTGTCGAAACTAAGGAGAGCCGGGGCAATCATATTGGGGAAGGCCAGCTTGAGTGAATGGGCTGCCTTCAggtctacaaaggctcctaatGGTTTCAGTGCAAGAGGTGGCCAAGGAAAG AATCCATATGTTTTATCTGCTGATCCATGTGGGTCTAGTAGTGGATCAGCAATATCAACAGCTGCTAATTTGGTGACAGTAGCACTTGGAACTGAGACTGATGGGTCAATTTTATGTCCATCAAGTGCCAATTCAGTTGTAGGCATCAAACCAACAGTTGGTCTCACTAGCCGGGATCAAGTCATCCCGGTTTCGCCTAGACAAGATACTGTTGG GGCCATTAGTAGGACAGTATCTGATGCTGTCTTTGTTCTTGATGTAATTTCTGGGATTGATTACAATGATCCAGCAACTACAACCTGGTGTAAGTATATTCCTCAAGGTGGATTCAAACAATTTCTTAATCAAAATGGGCTCAGAGGGAAGAGACTTGGAATAGTAAGGAACCCATTCTTTGGCCTTTTAGCCTCTGATGTGGTTCAACACTTTGAGAAGCATTTTCAGACCTTAag ACATCAAGGAGCAGTTGTGGTAGATAATCTCCAGATAACCAATATCAGTGATATCTTAAATGTGACCAAAAGTGGTGAGGCAGTAGCACttgctgctgagttcaaactaTCCTTGAATTCATATCTCAAGAACTTGGAGGTTTCGCCGGTGAGATCCTTGGCGGATGTTATAGCCTTTAACCAAAAGAATGCAGATCTG GAAAAGATCAATGAGTTTGGTCAAGACATCTTCTTGTTAGCCCAAACAACAAATGGAATAGGCGCGACAGAGAAGGCGGCACTGGCCAATCTAGCAAGACTATCAAGAGAAGGCTTTGAGAAATTGATGAGTGATTATAAACTTGATGCATTGGTAACACCTGGTTCAAGTGTTGCACCTGTGCTTGCTATTGGAGGATTCCCAGGAATAAATGTGCCTGCAGGGTATGATAGTAAAGGTGTCCCATTTGGAATAAACTTTGGTGGTTTGAAAGGATCAGAATCAAAGCTAATTGAGATTGCATATGGATTTGAACAAGCAACTAAAGTTAGAAAGCCCCCTCCACTTTAA
- the LOC110272448 gene encoding probable amidase At4g34880 → MAASMLSLSPLLFFFLFLVSSAISHSRATNASDFRIVEATVEEIQAAFSRNDLTSTQLVDLYLQRIQKLDPVLRAVLEVNPDARDQAEQADRERRGGEVVGALHGIPVMLKDSIGSRDKMNTTAGSYALLGSKVARDAHVTMKLREAGAVILGKASLSEWYSCRSPEAPENWCARGGYATNPYVEGGRTCGSSFGSAISVATNMVAVSLGTETDGSIICPADRSSVVGIKPTVGLTSRAGVIPISPRQDSIGPICRTVADAVHVLDAIVGFDPRDYNATKSAAMFIPQGGYKQFLRKEGLKGKKLGVVRNPFFTPYNGSNVISTFENHLNIFRQRGATVIDNLEIENSSIILDPFQSGETLAMLAEFKSSINEYLQELVYSPVRSLAEIIEFNINHPDLEKTNEYGQDLFIASEMTNGIPPIEALEMMEQLSQNGFEKLMKENELDALVTIGSDAATVLAIGGYPAITVPAGYDSKGMPFGVCFGGLKGTEPKLIEIAYGFEQATKARKPPPTFHLLQDTI, encoded by the exons ATGGCCGCATCcatgctttctctttctcctctcctcttcttcttcctcttcttggtCTCATCTGCGATTTCTCATTCCAGAGCAACAAACGCTTCGGATTTCAGAATCGTCGAAGCAACCGTTGAGGAAATCCAAGCTGCGTTCTCTCGCAACGACCTAACCTCGACTCAACTCGTTGACTTGTACCTGCAGCGGATCCAGAAACTCGATCCGGTGCTCCGCGCCGTACTGGAAGTGAATCCGGACGCACGCGATCAGGCCGAGCAGGCGGATCGGGAGAGAAGAGGCGGGGAGGTGGTTGGGGCGCTGCATGGGATTCCGGTGATGCTGAAGGACAGCATTGGGAGCCGGGACAAGATGAACACGACGGCAGGGTCGTATGCGCTGCTGGGTTCGAAAGTAGCACGTGACGCGCACGTGACAATGAAGCTGAGGGAGGCTGGTGCGGTGATTCTGGGGAAAGCTAGTCTGTCCGAGTGGTACAGTTGTCGGTCTCCGGAAGCGCCGGAGAATTGGTGCGCACGAGGTGGATATGCCACT AATCCTTATGTGGAGGGGGGACGTACATGCGGATCTAGCTTTGGATCCGCCATTTCAGTGGCCACCAACATGGTTGCAGTTTCTCTGGGGACTGAAACCGATGGCTCTATTATCTGCCCAGCTGACCGCAGCTCAGTTGTGGGGATCAAACCCACCGTTGGACTCACCAGCAGGGCTGGTGTCATACCGATTTCGCCTCGTCAAGATTCAATTGG GCCAATATGCAGGACAGTTGCAGATGCAGTTCATGTTCTTGATGCCATTGTTGGGTTTGATCCCAGAGACTATAATGCTACAAAGTCAGCAGCTATGTTTATACCTCAAGGTGGTTACAAGCAGTTCCTCAGGAAAGAAGGCCTCAAAGGAAAGAAACTTGGTGTTGTTAGGAATCCATTTTTCACTCCTTATAATGGATCCAACGTCATTTCTACCTTTGAGAATCATCTTAACATTTTCAG GCAAAGAGGTGCGACGGTGATAGATAATTTGGAAATAGAGAATTCAAGCATCATTCTTGACCCTTTCCAAAGTGGTGAAACATTAGCAATGCTGGCAGAGTTCAAGTCATCCATCAATGAGTATCTGCAAGAACTGGTTTATTCTCCTGTGAGGTCGCTGGCTGAGATTATTGAATTCAACATCAATCACCCTGATTTA GAAAAGACAAATGAGTATGGGCAGGATTTGTTTATTGCATCAGAAATGACAAATGGCATTCCTCCAATTGAGGCATTGGAGATGATGGAGCAATTATCACAAAATGGGTTTGAGAAATTGATGAAGGAGAATGAATTGGATGCATTGGTGACTATTGGATCTGATGCTGCCACGGTTCTAGCAATTGGAGGGTACCCTGCAATCACTGTTCCAGCTGGATATGACAGCAAGGGAATGCCATTTGGAGTGTGTTTTGGAGGGCTAAAGGGAACAGAGCCAAAACTCATTGAGATTGCTTATGGCTTTGAACAAGCTACTAAGGCAAGGAAGCCTCCCCCTACTTTTCATCTACTTCAAGACACTATTTGA
- the LOC107477008 gene encoding disease resistance protein RUN1-like: MDCMRTQSTLSHRKNWKYDVFVSFRGETRNNFTDHLYAALRRHGIDAFRDDTKLKKGGLISEELLEAIEASQVLIVVFSMNYASSTWCLQELAKIADCIQVPGHRVLPVFCDVSPSEVRKQSGNYEEAFVEHEERFKGDTEMMEQVQRWRGALTQVANLSGWDLKDKSQSAEIEKIVKAVTNRLSLKPSSSVSNDIVGIHSPVQELEKLLVLDSEDDVRVVGICGMGGIGKSTLAKILYEKIFHQYDVSCFVDDVSKTYKHDGPLGVQKQLLCQAFMEESFSMWNLSLANNLIQTGLRHRKVLIVLDNVDKEIQLEKLALEREWLGRGSRIIIVSRDEHILREYEVDHVYKVKLLNDENAHQLFCRKAFKCNHVVKDYESLTDSALAYANGLPLAIKVLGSFLFGRDVSEWSSALVRLKETPTKDIMDVLRISFDGLEDPEKEIFLDIACFFPDDEEDYVKDILRIRRFHPEIGIRILIDKSLITCSRYYIVMHDLLRELGRSIIREKSPNEPRKWSRLWNYRDLSDVLWENKAVKNLEAIVLPRSLKNREELSKKATLKVEALSQMNHLKLLILKKVNFSGCLDFLSNQLRYLDWEKYPFTCLPSSFQPNKLVKLILYHSNIKELWEGTKDLHNLTHIELCHSKNLVKIPNLSQAPNLEHLDIKGCIKLVHLDASVGSLEKLSFLNLENCKSLVSIPNSIFHLNSLQHLNLSGCSKLFRYQLLEKPRQSEQLNTDQSVQSHMTSSICKTLTRPLHFFYSKRLSSSVDLLVPSLSRFPALTYLDISFCNLVQIPEAIGQLHCLESLNIGGNNIVTLPHCIKELPKLGELNLEYCNNLKWLSSTLLPIGGASRQSCYYGGLYVFNCPNLSDMEGCCLTVVSWMIKVIEVNMQCSLLKCIIQVVIPGNKIPRWFNKQNTGNSVSLDPFPIVDDNNWIGIACCVTFVVHHAPIQLLKRRSRVLVGCGFRSKPLHESIYPVVPIRLEKDSITTKLDHMLIVFFSREVFINLFVSYLKKGASDVDSIELAIMSDYPEEVELKSCVYRWLYKEDVEQFNPTMMYTATSSTQQHKFLAIEHVQ, translated from the exons ATGGATTGCATGAGAACCCAGAGCACCTTGTCTCATAGGAAGAACTGGAAATATGATGTGTTTGTGAGTTTCAGAGGCGAAACTCGCAACAACTTCACCGATCATCTTTATGCTGCTCTCCGCAGACACGGCATAGATGCCTTCAGGGATGATACTAAGCTCAAGAAAGGAGGACTTATATCAGAAGAGCTTCTGGAAGCTATTGAAGCATCACAGGTTCTGATTGTGGTCTTCTCAATGAATTATGCTTCCTCCACATGGTGCTTGCAAGAACTAGCAAAGATAGCTGATTGCATTCAAGTCCCGGGACACCGTGTTCTGCCTGTTTTCTGTGATGTGAGTCCATCTGAGGTCAGAAAGCAAAGTGGAAACTATGAAGAAGCCTTTGTGGAACATGAAGAAAGATTCAAAGGTGATACAGAGATGATGGAGCAAGTGCAAAGATGGAGGGGAGCTCTAACACAAGTAGCCAATCTCTCTGGCTGGGATTTGAAGGATAA GTCACAATCCGCTGAGATTGAAAAAATTGTCAAAGCGGTAACCAACAGATTGAGTCTCAAACCATCATCAAGTGTATCTAATGATATAGTTGGAATTCACTCCCCTGTGCAAGAACTAGAAAAGCTTCTAGTTTTGGACTCAGAGGATGATGTTCGAGTTGTAGGAATTTGTGGAATGGGTGGCATAGGAAAGTCAACTCTTGCCAAGATTTTATATGAAAAGATCTTTCACCAATATGATGTTTCATGTTTTGTAGATGATGTGAGCAAAACTTACAAACATGATGGACCACTTGGTGTGCAAAAGCAACTTCTTTGTCAAGCTTTTATGGAAGAAAGTTTTTCGATGTGGAATCTTTCATTGGCAAATAATCTGATTCAAACTGGGTTACGCCATAGAAAGGTTCTCATAGTTCTGGATAATGTTGATAAGGAGATTCAGTTGGAGAAGTTGGCTTTAGAACGGGAATGGCTCGGTAGAGGGAGTAGAATAATCATAGTTTCTAGAGATGAGCATATATTGAGAGAGTATGAAGTGGATCATGTTTATAAAGTTAAACTCTTAAATGATGAGAATGCTCACCAATTGTTTTGCAGAAAAGCTTTCAAATGTAATCATGTTGTAAAAGATTATGAAAGCCTGACAGATTCTGCATTAGCATATGCTAATGGACTTCCTTTAGCAATTAAAGTATTGGGCTCATTTTTGTTTGGGCGAGATGTCTCTGAATGGAGTAGTGCATTGGTTAGACTGAAAGAAACTCCAACAAAAGATATTATGGATGTACTTCGAATCAGTTTTGATGgacttgaggatccggaaaaaGAAATATTTCTTGATATTGCCTGTTTCTTTCCCGATGATGAAGAAGATTATGTAAAAGATATTTTGCGTATTCGAAGATTTCATCCTGAGATTGGTATAAGAATTCTCATTGACAAATCACTCATAACTTGCAGTCGGTATTACATTGTTATGCATGATTTGTTGAGAGAGTTGGGTAGAAGTATTATTCGAGAAAAATCACCCAATGAACCAAGAAAGTGGAGCAGGTTATGGAACTATAGGGATCTAAGTGATGTCTTGTGGGAAAACAAG GCAGTGAAGAACCTTGAAGCCATAGTTCTGCCAAGATCTCTCAAAAATAGGGAAGAGTTGTCAAAAAAGGCAACATTGAAGGTTGAAGCTTTATCACAAATGAACCACCTTAAATTACTCATACTCAAAAAAGTGAATTTCTCAGGATGTCTTGATTTTCTTTCTAATCAGTTGAGATATCTTGATTGGGAAAAATACCCTTTCACATGTTTGCCATCAAGCTTTCAGCCAAATAAACTCGTTAAATTAATCCTATATCATAGCAATATCAAAGAACTCTGGGAGGGAACAAAG GATCTACATAACTTGACACACATAGAACTATGTCATTCCAAAAATCTCGTAAAGATACCAAATTTATCTCAAGCCCCAAATCTTGAGCATTTAGATATTAAAGGATGTATTAAACTTGTTCACCTTGATGCATCCGTTGGTTCTCTAGAAAAGCTTAGTTTCTTGAATCTGGAAAACTGCAAAAGTCTTGTTAGTATTCCCAATAGCATATTTCATCTTAATTCTCTTCAACATTTAAATCTGTCTGGCTGTTCAAAATTATTTAGATATCAGTTGTTAGAGAAACCAAGACAAAGCGAACAGTTGAATACAGATCAAAGTGTGCAAAGCCACATGACATCCTCCATATGCAAAACTCTTACAAGACCTCTCcattttttctattctaaaaggCTTTCCAGTTCAGTTGATTTGTTGGTGCCTTCATTGTCACGTTTTCCAGCTTTGACATATCTTGACATAAGTTTCTGTAATCTAGTTCAAATACCTGAAGCTATTGGACAGTTACATTGTTTAGAAAGCTTAAACATAGGGGGAAACAATATTGTTACGCTACCTCATTGCATCAAAGAACTTCCCAAGCTAGGGGAGCTGAATTTGGAGTACTGTAACAATCTAAAGTGGCTGTCAAGTACCCTTTTGCCGATAGGAGGAGCTAGCCGTCAAAGTTGTTACTATGGAGGATTATATGTTTTCAACTGCCCCAATTTAAGTGACATGGAAGGTTGTTGTCTCACAGTAGTTTCATGGATGATAAAAGTGATTGAG GTGAACATGCAATGTTCTTTACTCAAATGCATCATTCAAGTTGTTATTCCAGGGAATAAAATTCCAAGGTGGTTCAACAAACAGAATACGGGTAATTCAGTGAGCCTGGATCCTTTTCCCATTGTGGATGACAATAATTGGATTGGCATTGCTTGTTGTGTAACATTTGTTGTACATCATGCTCCAATTCAATTGCTTAAACGTAGGAGTAGAGTGCTTGTAGGTTGTGGTTTTCGCTCTAAACCTCTGCATGAGAGCATTTATCCCGTTGTTCCAATACGTCTTGAGAAAGATTCGATCACAACTAAATTAGATCATATGCTGATAGTATTTTTCTCCCGGGAAGTTTTCATTAATCTTTTTgtaagttatttaaaaaaaggagCATCTGATGTTGATAGCATTGAATTGGCAATCATGAGTGATTATCCAGAAGAAGTAGAACTGAAGAGTTGTGTTTACCGGTGGCTATATAAGGAAGATGTGGAACAATTTAACCCAACAATGATGTATACCGCCACTTCTTCAACTCAGCAGCACAAGTTCTTGGCAATTGAACATGTCCAATAA
- the LOC107477004 gene encoding uncharacterized mitochondrial protein AtMg00810-like: protein MTNEFDMSMMGELNFFLGLQIKQTAEGIFIHQEKYAKELVKKFGLDCAKPMGTPMHPNIKLDKDEHGRDVDETRYRGMIGSLMYLTSSRPDIIQSVGVCSRFQSKPKESYLSAVKRIIRYVLGTTNYGLWFPKTDSFQLVGFCDADFVGDRIDRRSTNGMCCFLGKSLIVWSSKKQATVALSTAEAEYIAASSCCSQLLWLKTQLADYKLNVSNVPLFCDNMSAINISKNPFVNSEGQLADIFTKLLIEEGFCKLQTELGILASSLFS, encoded by the exons ATGACCAATGAATTTGATATGAGCATGATGGGAGAACTCAATTTCTTCCTAGGCTTGCAAATCAAGCAAACTGCAGAAGGCATATTCATCcatcaagaaaaatatgcaaaggAACTTGTCAAGAAGTTTGGGCTGGACTGTGCTAAGCCTATGGGAACCCCCATGCATCCTAACATCAAGCTCGataaagatgaacatggtagaGATGTTGATGAGACACGCTATAGAGGGATGATTGGATCCTTGATGTATCTAACCTCCTCAAGGCCTGATATTATCCAAAGTGTTGGAGTTTGCTCACGGTTTCAATCAAAGCCTAAGGAATCTTATCTCTCAGCTGTCAAAAGAATCATTCGATATGTGCTTGGTACCACTaactatggtttatggtttcctAAGACTGATTCTTTTCAATTAGTGGGTTtctgtgatgcagattttgttGGGGATAGGATTGATAGAAGAAGCACAAATGGCATGTGCTGCTTTCTTGGGAAATCCCTCATTGTTTGGTCTAGCAAGAAGCAAGCTACTGTGGCACTTTCAACAGCCGAAGCTGAGTATATTGCAGCCTCTTCTTGTTGCTCTCAATTATTATGGCTGAAAACTCAACTAGCTGATTATAAACTGAATGTCTCTAAtgttccattattttgtgacaaCATGAGTGCTATTAACATTTCCAAAAATCCT TTTGTTAATTCTGAAGGTCAGCTAGCAGATATTTTCACCAAACTATTGATAGAAGAGGGGTTCTGTAAGCTGCAAACTGAATTGGGCATTCTTGCTTCATCTctgttttcttaa